The following is a genomic window from Gymnodinialimonas ceratoperidinii.
GTTGGTGTCTGGTCTTTTTGTTGATTGACCAGTCAATTAAAAACATATTTCTGGTACATGGCAACAAGGAAGGTGTCGCGATGCCCCGTGTAGGTATGATGGCTATCCGTAAAGATGCACTTGTCAACGCAACGATCAGTGAGATCGGGCGACGGGGCTCGCTTGACGTGACCATGGGGCAGATTGCCAAGGCGGCGGGTGTCTCTTCGGCTTTGGCGCATCACTACTTCGGCTCGAAAGACCATCTTTTGTTGGCCGCGATGCGCGCGATCCTCGTGGAATTCGGCGCGGCCGCCCGGGCCGAGCTTGCCCGCGCGAGCACCCCGATGGAGCGGTTGACGGCGATTGCGACGGCCTCTTTCGGGGGGCGGAATTTCTGCCCGGACGTGATCTCGGCGTGGCTCACTTTCTACGTCATGGCGCAGCGTGATCCGCAGGCCGCACGGCTGTTGCGGGTCTACCAGCAGCGCCTCGTGTCGAATCTGATCCACTCCTTAAGGCCGTTAACGAATGACGCCCCGCGCATCGCAGCCACCGCGGCCGCGCTGATTGACGGTCTTTATATCCGCCATGCACTTGCCGATGCCGGCCCCCCTGATGCGGAGGCCGCAACCCGCCGCGTGACCGACTATCTGGAGCTTGCGATCCGATGAGCCACGCCGCCGAACATCCCAACATATTGATCCTGATGGTGGATCAGCTGAACGGCACCCTCTTCCCCGATGGTCCGGCCGACTGGCTGCACACGCCCAATCTCGACCGCCTCGCCGCGCGTTCGACACGCTTTGCCAATGCCTACACCGCCTCGCCGCTCTGCGCGCCGGCGCGGGCCTCCTTCATGTCGGGGCAATTGCCCTCGCGCACCGGGGTCTACGACAATGCGGCCGAGTTTGCGTCCTCGATCCCGACCTATGCCCACCACCTGCGCCGCGCGGGCTATTTCACCGCGCTGTCGGGCAAGATGCATTTCGTGGGCCCCGATCAGCTGCACGGATTCGAGCAGCGCCTGACCACCGATATCTACCCCGCCGATTTCGGCTGGACCCCCGATTACCGCAAGCCCGGCGAGCGGATCGACTGGTGGTATCACAACATGGGGTCGGTCACCGGTGCGGGCGTGGCCGAGATCTCCAACCAGATGGAGTACGACGACGCGGTGGCCTTTGAGGCGGAGCAGAAGCTCTATGACCTCTCGCGCGGCCATGACGCCCGTCCCTGGTGCCTGACCGTCAGCTTCACTCACCCCCACGATCCCTATGTCGCGCGGCGCGAGTATTGGGATTTGTACAATGAGTGCGAGCATTTGGCTCCACGGGTGGGGCCGATCCCGCTGGAGGATCAGGACCCCCATTCACGCCGCATTCTGGAGGCCAACGACCTCGAGAACTTCGACATTACCGAAGCCGATGTCGCGCGCTCGCGGCAGGCCTATTTCGCCAATATCTCCTACCTCGACGCCAAGATCGGCGGCATCCTCGACGTGTTGGAACGGACCCGGCAGGAGGCCCACATCGTCTTCGTCTCGGACCACGGCGACATGTTGGGCGAGCGCGGATTGTGGTTCAAGATGTCCTTCCTCGAAGGCTCGGCCCGGGTGCCGCTGATGATCTCGGCGCCCGACATGGCGCCGGGCCGGATCGATGCGCCGGTCTCCACCATCGATCTCTGTCCTACCCTTTGCGACCTCGCGGGCGTGTCGATGGCAGAGGTGATGCCCTGGACCGATGGCGAATCGTTAACGTCGTTAGGAAAAGGCGGCACGCGGGTCAGCCCGGTGGCGATGGAATATGCCGCGGAGGCCTCGTTCTCACCCCTGGTGGGACTGGTGGAGGGCCGCTGGAAATACACCAACTGCGCGCTCGACCCCGAGCAATTGTTCGACCTCGAAGCCGACCCGGACGAGCTGACCAACCTGGCCGAAGATCCCGCCCACGCCGCGACGCTGGAGCGTTTTCGCATCGCCGCCGCCGCCCGGTGGGACCTCGAAACCTTCGACGCCGAGGTGCGGCAATCCCAAGCCCGGCGTTGGGTCGTCTACGACGCCCTGCGCAATGGCGCCTATTACCCGTGGGATTTTCAACCCCTCCGAGACGCCTCCGAGCGCTACATGCGCAATCACATGGACCTCAATGTTGTTGAGGAAAATCAACGATTTCCCCGGGGCGAATGACCCCAACACCCGATAGGTGACCGATGCAACCGACCGCTTCTCATTTCGTTAACGGCAAGTACCTCGAAGATACCGATGGCACGCCGATGCCCGTGATCTTCCCCGCGACCGGCGAGGAAATCGCCATGGTCCACGCGGCAACCCCCGCCGTGGTCGAGGCAGCACTTGCCGCGGCCACGGCGGCGCAAGCGGAATGGGCCGCGATGATGGGGGTCGAACGCGGCCGCGTGCTGCGCCGGGCGGCAGACATCATGCGCGAGCGCAATCAGGAGCTTAGCGAGCTGGAAACGCTCGACACGGGCAAGCCCATTCAGGAAACGCTGGTCGCCGACGCCACATCGGCCGCCGATGCGTTGGAGTATTTCGGCGGCATCGCGGCGAGCTTGGGCGGCGAGCATATGCAACTTGGCGGCGACTGGGCCTACACGATGCGCGTGCCTCTTGGGGTCTGCGTCGGGATCGGCGCGTGGAACTATCCCACGCAGATCGCCGCATGGAAGGGCGCGCCGGCGCTGGCCTGCGGCAACACGATGATTTTCAAACCGTCCGAGCAAACGCCGCTTTGCGCGTTGAAAGTCGCCGAAATTCTGGTCGAGGCCGGGGCGCCGGCCGGCGTCTACAACGTGATCCAAGGTGCCGGAGAGGTCGGCCGCGCCTTGGTCGAGGATCCGCGCACCGACAAGGTCTCCCTCACCGGATCGGCCGCGACCGGCAAGAAGGTCTATGCCTCCGCCGCCGCTCGGATGAAGCACGCGACGATGGAGTTGGGCGGCAAATCGCCCCTCGTCATCTTCGACGACGCCGACCTCGAAAGCGCGGTATCCGGCGCGATCAACGCCAACTTCTACGCCTCGGGCCAGGTCTGCTCCAACGGCACGCGGGTCTTCGTGCAGAAGGGGATCAAGGAGGATTTTCTTGCGCAGCTGAAGGAACGGACTGCCAAGGCAGTGATCGGCGACCCGCGCGACGAGGCCACGAATTTTGGCCCGATGGTGAGTGAAGAACAGCTCGCGATCACTTGTTCTTACATCGAAAAAGGCCTCGAAGAACGAGCGCGGCTGGTCCACGGCGGTAAGCGGATCGACCGACCCGGCGCCTACGTGGAGCCGACCATTTTCGCCGATGTTACCGACGACATGACCATCGCGCGCGAAGAGATCTTCGGCCCCGTCATGTCGGTGCTGGATTTCGAGACCGAGGAAGAAGTTGTCGAGCGCGCCAATGCCACCGACTTGGGGCTCTCCGGCGCGGTCTTTACCGCCGACCTGACCCGCGCACACCGCGTCGTGCATGCCATCGACGCGGGCAGCCTCTGGATTAACCAATACAACCTGACCCCTGTCGAAGTGCCTTTCGGCGGCATGAAGGGCTCGGGCGTGGGCCGCGAGAACTCGCGCGCCGCGATCGAGCATTACTCACAACTCAAGACTGTCTATGTCGGCATGTCCCCGGTGGAGGCGGCATTCTAGATGGAAGCGGATTACGTCGTTATCGGTGCAGGATCAGCAGGTTGCGCGGTGACCTACCGGCTGGTCGAGGCGGGCAAATCGGTGCTGGTGATCGAGCATGGCGGCTCGGACTGGGGGCCGTTCATCAACATGCCCGCGGCGCTCAGCTATCCCATGGGCATGAAGCGCTATGATTGGGGTTACGTGACGGAGCCCGAGCCGCATATGAATAATCGCGTCATGGCGTGTCCGCGTGGTAAAGTCGTGGGCGGCTCCTCCTCGATCAACGGCATGATCTACGTGCGCGGCCACGCGAAGGACTTCGACACATGGGCCGAAATGGGGGCGGACGGCTGGTCCTACGCGGACGTCCTGCCCTACTTCAAGCGTGCCGAGACATGGCACGGAGACGCCGGTGACCCCGCCTACCGCGGCAGCAGCGGCCCCGTCCACATCACCCGTGGTGCGCGAAAGAATCCACTGTATCAGGCCTTTATCGAGGCCGGAGCCGAGGCAGGCTACGGCAAGACCGACGACTACAACGGCCACCGGCAAGAGGGTTTCGGCGCGTTCGAGATGACCGTCTGGAAAGGTAAACGCTGGTCTGCGGCGAGTGCTTACCTCAAGCCCGCGCTAAAGAAACCGAACTGCGACATGGTCCGCGGAATGGTTGAAAAGATCGAGATCGAAGAGGGCCGCGCCACGGGCGTGCGGTTGACGGACGGTCGCCTGATCCGCGCGCGCGCAGAGGTCGTTCTCTGTGCCGGGGCGATCAACTCGCCCAAGATCCTCATGCTCAGCGGAATCGGACCTGCGAAGCACCTGACGGACAAAGATATTCCCGTGGTGGCAGATCGCCCCGGCGTCGGACAGAACCTGCAGGATCACTTGGAGATGTACATTCAGTACTCCGCCTCCAAGCCCGTCTCCATCGCGCCCTATTGGTCGCTGTGGGGCAAGGCCCTTGTCGGGGCGCAGTGGCTGTTCACGAAGACAGGTCTGGGGGCGACGAACAACTTCGAGTCTTGCGGCTTCATCCGCTCCAAGGCGGGTGTCCAATACCCTGATATTCAATATCATTTCCTGCCGATCGCCGTGCGCTACGACGGCAAGACACCGCCCGGCGGCCACGGCTTTCAGGCCCATACCGGCCCGATGCGTTCCCCGTCGCGGGGCGAGGTCACCCTGCGCAGCAAGGACGCGACCGAAGCGCCGCGGATCCAGTTCAACTACATGTCCCACGAGCAGGATTGGCAGGACTTCCGCCGTGCGATCCGTTTGACCCGAGAGATCTTTGCAACCGGTCCGATGTCCGAGTTCGTCGACCACGAAATCCAGCCCGGTGACGACGCTCAAACGGACGAAGCGCTGGACGCGGCCATCCGCGAGCACGCGGAATCGGCCTACCATCCCTGTGGTACGGCCCGGATGGGGCGCCGCGACGATCCCATGGCCGTCGTTGATCCTGACACGCGGGTCATCGGCGTGGAAGGGCTTCGACTGGCTGACAGCTCGATCTTCCCGCTCATTCCCAACGGGAACCTGAA
Proteins encoded in this region:
- the betI gene encoding choline-binding transcriptional repressor BetI; this translates as MPRVGMMAIRKDALVNATISEIGRRGSLDVTMGQIAKAAGVSSALAHHYFGSKDHLLLAAMRAILVEFGAAARAELARASTPMERLTAIATASFGGRNFCPDVISAWLTFYVMAQRDPQAARLLRVYQQRLVSNLIHSLRPLTNDAPRIAATAAALIDGLYIRHALADAGPPDAEAATRRVTDYLELAIR
- the betC gene encoding choline-sulfatase, with the protein product MSHAAEHPNILILMVDQLNGTLFPDGPADWLHTPNLDRLAARSTRFANAYTASPLCAPARASFMSGQLPSRTGVYDNAAEFASSIPTYAHHLRRAGYFTALSGKMHFVGPDQLHGFEQRLTTDIYPADFGWTPDYRKPGERIDWWYHNMGSVTGAGVAEISNQMEYDDAVAFEAEQKLYDLSRGHDARPWCLTVSFTHPHDPYVARREYWDLYNECEHLAPRVGPIPLEDQDPHSRRILEANDLENFDITEADVARSRQAYFANISYLDAKIGGILDVLERTRQEAHIVFVSDHGDMLGERGLWFKMSFLEGSARVPLMISAPDMAPGRIDAPVSTIDLCPTLCDLAGVSMAEVMPWTDGESLTSLGKGGTRVSPVAMEYAAEASFSPLVGLVEGRWKYTNCALDPEQLFDLEADPDELTNLAEDPAHAATLERFRIAAAARWDLETFDAEVRQSQARRWVVYDALRNGAYYPWDFQPLRDASERYMRNHMDLNVVEENQRFPRGE
- the betB gene encoding betaine-aldehyde dehydrogenase encodes the protein MQPTASHFVNGKYLEDTDGTPMPVIFPATGEEIAMVHAATPAVVEAALAAATAAQAEWAAMMGVERGRVLRRAADIMRERNQELSELETLDTGKPIQETLVADATSAADALEYFGGIAASLGGEHMQLGGDWAYTMRVPLGVCVGIGAWNYPTQIAAWKGAPALACGNTMIFKPSEQTPLCALKVAEILVEAGAPAGVYNVIQGAGEVGRALVEDPRTDKVSLTGSAATGKKVYASAAARMKHATMELGGKSPLVIFDDADLESAVSGAINANFYASGQVCSNGTRVFVQKGIKEDFLAQLKERTAKAVIGDPRDEATNFGPMVSEEQLAITCSYIEKGLEERARLVHGGKRIDRPGAYVEPTIFADVTDDMTIAREEIFGPVMSVLDFETEEEVVERANATDLGLSGAVFTADLTRAHRVVHAIDAGSLWINQYNLTPVEVPFGGMKGSGVGRENSRAAIEHYSQLKTVYVGMSPVEAAF
- the betA gene encoding choline dehydrogenase, translating into MEADYVVIGAGSAGCAVTYRLVEAGKSVLVIEHGGSDWGPFINMPAALSYPMGMKRYDWGYVTEPEPHMNNRVMACPRGKVVGGSSSINGMIYVRGHAKDFDTWAEMGADGWSYADVLPYFKRAETWHGDAGDPAYRGSSGPVHITRGARKNPLYQAFIEAGAEAGYGKTDDYNGHRQEGFGAFEMTVWKGKRWSAASAYLKPALKKPNCDMVRGMVEKIEIEEGRATGVRLTDGRLIRARAEVVLCAGAINSPKILMLSGIGPAKHLTDKDIPVVADRPGVGQNLQDHLEMYIQYSASKPVSIAPYWSLWGKALVGAQWLFTKTGLGATNNFESCGFIRSKAGVQYPDIQYHFLPIAVRYDGKTPPGGHGFQAHTGPMRSPSRGEVTLRSKDATEAPRIQFNYMSHEQDWQDFRRAIRLTREIFATGPMSEFVDHEIQPGDDAQTDEALDAAIREHAESAYHPCGTARMGRRDDPMAVVDPDTRVIGVEGLRLADSSIFPLIPNGNLNAPSIMVGEKAADAILDRKLPAENLEPWIAPQWETAQRESEAETLAAE